Genomic segment of Anaerosporomusa subterranea:
CCGGATAAAGACCAGCCAATCGGGCGAGATCGACCGCAGCCTCAGTATGACCAGCTCGCCGCAAAACCCCTCCTTCACGATAGCGGAGAGGGAATATATGTCCGGGACGACGGAGGTCTTCGGGGTTTGTACATGGGTCAAGTACTGCCTGAATTGTTGCCGCGCGCTCATGCGCAGAAATACCTGTTGTTACACTTTTGGCATCGATTGACACTGTGAATGCCGTACACAGTGCTTCTGTATTTTCACACACCATCGGACCGATTCCCAATTCATCGAGACGACTACCGGCCACAGGCATGCAAATTAGGCCGCGTCCATTAATAGCCATGAAATTTACAGCCTCAGGAGTAACTTTTTCTGCAGCCATCAAGAGATCGCCTTCGTTTTCTCTGTCCTCGTCGTCTACAACGACCACCATTCTACCTTCGCGTATGTCGCGGATGGCTTCTTCAATTGTACTAAATTTCATCTATTTGCACCTCTTTCATTTTGAACCGATATCTCAGTCAAAGAAACCGTGAGCCGCAAGGAAATTACGGCTTAGTGTTTCCGACTTTGTCTGAACGTCTGCAGACTGAGCCAAATCAAGCAGCTTTTCTGCATATTTGGCCATCATATCTGTTTCAATGTTAACTTTATCGCCTACTGATTTAAAATGCAGAGTAGTAGCTGACAATGTATGCGGGATGATGGAGACTGATAGCCAATCTTTGCCGCAATCTACGACAGTTAGGCTAATTCCATCCAACGCCACCGAGCCTTTGTTTACCACATAGCGAAGTAACCTTGAATCTGTCTGCAGTGTAATCAATATTGCATTATCGAGTGGCTGCTTGGACTGAATAATGCCAACTCCGTCAATGTGGCCGCTCACGATATGACCGCCAAGTCGGTCACTTAAACGGAGAGCTCGCTCGAGATTGACTTTTCGTCCGTTTGTCAGATCACCGAGTGCGGTTCGGTTCATGGTTTCCGGCATAACATCAGCGGAGAACCAGTTCCTGCCATGCTCAGTTACCGTCAAGCATACTCCGTTGACGGCTATGCTATCACCTAACTTAACATTTTGCAAAGTGATATCAGCGGTGATGGACAGCTTAGCTGATTGCCGACTGGTCATCACACTCTTGACTGTCCCTAATTCTTCCACAATCCCGGTAAACATTGCGTCCCTCCCTTGTTGTTAAGTAACCAGTGATCAATAAGTCATTGCCTACAAGTTCAAGCTCGATATCTTCCAACTCAGCAGCATCTTCTAAGCGTGCCACGCCAGTCCCTCCTATAGGACCAGGGGCTCGAACACCGCCCACAAGCTTTGGTGCTATAAACCAAAAGACGCTATCAACTAAATTTTCTTGGATTATCGAGGCATTGATCGTTGCTCCACCTTCTACTAGCACACTGGCCAATCCCTTTTGAGCCAAATATCGGAATAGAGCCCGCAAGTCTATGCCAGACGGTCCTGTTGGCAATTGGACAACCTCTATGTCGGCGTCAGCATATGCCTTCAAGCGGTCACTGGGAGCATTTTGACTAACAGCGATAATTGTATGAGCCGCCTTATCTGTTATTAGCAATGAGTCCAAGGGCGTTCGTGCATGACTATCAACCACTACACGTACCGGATTACGGCCCTGTATATGGCGTACAGTCAGTTGCGGGTTGTCGGCAAGTACTGTTCCGACACCAACTAGTACCGCATCAAATTGATCCCGTAGTTTATGAACGCGATGCCGCGACGCTTCGCCAGTAATCCATTGAGAGTGTCCGCTTGCTGTTACGGTTTTGCCGTCGAGTGTCATAGCCATTTTAATGGCGGTAAACGGTAAGCCTGTCGCGATGTACTTAATAAAAGCTTCATTTAATTTTGCTGCTTCACAGGCAAGAACACCCTCTGTAACCTCTATGCCAGCTTGTCGCAACATGCCAGCGCCGCAGCCAGCGACGCATGGATTGGGATCAGTCATAGCAAACACGACTCGGCGAATCCGCGAATGAATAATGGCATCAGTACAGGGACCTGTCCGACCGTGGTGGCAACATGGCTCTAAAGTAACATATAGAGTAGCACCGGCAGTCAAGGCTCCGGCATCACGCATAGCGTGAATTTCCGCATGTGCTGTTCCAGCCTTTTGGTGCCACCCTTGTCCGACGATATTCCCATCGCGGACAACTAGGGCGCCTACCATGGGGTTGGGGCTTGTTCGACCATAACCATTGCGAGCTAGTTTTAACGCCAAATCCATATAGTATTCATCTTGTGCAAGAATGTCCAACCCAGTCATCTCCAAATAAAAGAATAAAGGCTGACAACCTTTCGGTCGGCAGCCTTTGGCAAACAAAATAGACAGGGAAAGAGTCCCCAATTTCATGCCTTTTCCCATCCAGACTGTACTGTCGGTTCTGGAATCTCACCAGATCAGCCAAAAATGGCTCGCGGACTTTACCGCCGGTCAGGAATTTCACCTTGCCCCAAAGGCTGGCTATATGAATCTAAGCCTTATGTTACCACTTTATGCTGCTGTTTGGCAAGCCTTTCTTACACTTTTTTTAGTGACGCGATGGCTGCCTGGCAATCAACGACACCATAAATAGCTGAACCGGCGACCAAGATATCAGCCCCCGCATCTTTCAACTGAGCCGCATTTTCTGACGTCACTCCTCCGTCCACTTCAATCAATGCAGGAGAATTTATTTGCATTAGCATAGTTTTTAATCGTCTAATTTTTTTGAGGGCAGAAGGAATAAATTTTTGTCCACCAAAGCCAGGATTAACGCTCATAATAAGAATTAAATCAAGATCGTGAAGAATTTCCTCAATTACGCAAAGTGGTGTGGCCGGGTTTAGTGCAACGCCAGCTTGGATGCGGTGTTCCTTTATTGATTGAACTACTCGATGTAAATGAGGCGTTGCCTCAGCATGAATGGTTATTATGTTGGCCCCGGCTTCAGCAAAAGGTCTCACATATTCTTCTGGTTTATCGACCATCAAGTGGACGTCAAATGGCAATTGGGTAACCTTGCGGATAGCTTTAACAACGGGTGGGCCAAAGGTTAAATTTGGTACAAAATGACCGTCCATGACGTCAATATGTAACAAATCGGCGCCAGCGGTTTCAACTTTAAGGATTTCCTGTTCTAGGCGGGCAAAATCCGCAGACAAGATTGATGGAGCTATTTGAATCATTTTTTAATATCCTTTCCGGTTTTCACGCAACTCTGCCATTAGCGCGACATATGCGTCGTAGCGTTCGGGGAAGATGCTGCCTGCCGCTACTGCGTCTTTAACGGCGCATTGCGGTTCCTTTAAGTGAAGGCACGTCGAAAAGCGACACTTTGCTAATAATGGCAGAAATTCGGGAAAGCAACGCATTAACTCATTTTCCTCGATATCAGTGAACTCTGTGAAACTAAAACCAGGAGTGTCAACAACAAAACCTCCCGCCTCAAGCGGCAATAACTCCGCATAACGAGTGGTATGTCGTCCGCGTCCAATCTTTTTACTTACTTCTCCAGTAGTAAGAGTTAGTCCTGGCTGAAGTGCGTTTAAAAGACTGGATTTGCCGACACCGGACGGTCCTGCGAAGACTGTGACCTTATCGTTAAGAATCTCTCGCAGTTGGTCGATGCTCCACGCCTGCTTGGCTGATACCTGAATAACCTGATACCCAATCTGGCGATACCTATCAACAATTTTACCAATGTCTGCGGAATCGGCCATGTCCATTTTATTAATACAGAGTATGGCTGGCAATCCGGATAATTCCACTAAAGCCAGGAAGCGATCTACCAGAATGCAGCTAATATCCGGATTGACGGCGGCGAAGGTGAGCAATACTTGATCAACATTCGCGACCATCGGGCGTTTTAGCATGCTTCGTCTTGGCAGAATTTCTTCAATTACGCCCTTCTCATTTGCTATGTGATTAAACCTGACTACGTCACCAACAAGAAGCGAAAACCGTTCTTGCTTAAATCGGCCACGTAGAGTACATGTAACAACACTTTGACTAGTCTGAACGTAATAAAAGCTGTTGTAAGTTTTGATGACTGTGCCTTGGTTCACTATGGACCTCCCAAACGCTAGAACGTTTTTTCCTGTTTGAGCGTGTTGTTTATATACACTTGAACCCGCACCGGACTAGAAACCTCAAGTGTTTTCTCGATTCGTTCACCTGGCTTGTGAACACCTTCGTACAATACTTCCCTTCCATTAGCATCAGTGGCCACAATTTGTACGGATTGGCGAATTGGACCTTCGGGGACATCAACTTGAATTTTGATCTGTTTGGTCTCTTTCGCAATGTTGTTTTTAGCGACACTAAAATCAATATTAGAGTTTTCTAAAACTTCCGTGCCAGGCATAGGATTTTGATTACTAATGGTGCCGCTGGGATATTTGTCACTCGTTTCTTCAATTACTTTGCCTAACTTGAGTTTTAGAGTTTCAAGTTGTGTAACAGCTGCATTAAGCGTTGCTCCTCGAAAATCCGGAAGCGCAATTTTGCGTGGCTCAGGACCTTTACTGATAGTTAAATCGACTGAAGAACCTTTGCTGATTTGTACAGGTGGACGAGGATTTTGGTTGATGACAGTCTCCGGCTTTGCATCTGCGGAATAGGCCTCTTCCACTTTACCAACTACTAATCCTGAGTTTTTCAATTGAAGCTCTGCATCACGACGGTTAAGCCCACGGACATCGGGAACGCTAGTAATCTCGCCGCCCCTACTGATAATAAGGGCAACAGTTCGTTGTTCTTTAACAGTTGCGCCGGCTTCAGGATTTTGCGAAATGACGTAGCCTAAAGGCACCTTATCACTAAACGCATCCGTTTGAGTAACACGCAGATTTTGTTCTGCCATGATACTGCGAGCTGTCTCGACATGTTTACCAACTACATTAGGAACCGTAATTTCATTAGTAGTCCAAAACTTACCAAATGATAAAAATGCTCCAATTCCAAAGCCGAGCATGAGTATTCCGAGTAGAGCTATCGTGCCCCAACGTGAAGTGAAAGAAAGCTGTTTTGGCTCAGGCGGTGTAGGTTTTGCCCGGTTTTCATTATCTGATTCAGTTAGTTTCGGCAATACTTGGGTTGGGTAATCATCCTTTGCCAGCCGCTTAGTATGTTGGTCGCGCGAGTAATTTTGGGCAAGACGCAAATCAGCAATCATTGCCCCCATATCTGCATAGCGATCATCTGGATTCTTCGCTAGCGACTTTACAACGATCATATCCAAAATGGGTGGAATTTCAGGATTCACTTGACGAGGTGGCTGGACTTCCTCTTGCAGATGTTTAAGGGCAATACTGATCGGAGTTTCACCCGTAAATGGGACATTGCCAGTAAGCATCTCATACATCACTACACCAAGTGAATAAATATCTGATTTGGCGGTTATCATGACACCTTTGGCCTGTTCCGGCGAAAAGTAGTGCACCGAGCCGAGAATTGTACCTGTCTGTGTCATCGTAGCTGATGTCGCGGCACGTGCGATACCAAAGTCAGTAACTTTCACCCGACCTGTCCGGGTTATCAGGATATTATGCGGTTTGATGTCACAATGAATAATCTTATTTTGATGAGCGTTCTCAAGCGCTTCAGCGATTTCAATCGCAATAAATGCGACCATTTCTGTAGGCAGGGGGCCAAGTCTTTGAATACGCTGTTTCAACGTTTCACCAGAAACATATTCCATGACAATATAGTCGACATCCTGGTCTTTGCCAACATCGTAAATATTTACAATGTTGGGATGCGACAAACGCGCGGCGGCTTGCGCCTCACGCTGAAAACGGGAGATAAATTCATCATCGTTATTGAATTGAGAGTGAAGAATTTTTACGGCGACAGATCGATCAAGCAGTTTGTCATGAGCGCGATAGACGTCAGCCATACCGCCGCTACCGACACATTCGAGCAATGTATAACGGTCATCTAGAGTCCGGTTAATCATGCGCATCACCTCCTTAACGTACCACGTAGGATAATATCTGTCCGGCAATAGGCGCTGCCGTAGCACCGCCTGAGCCAGCATTTTCTACAATAACTGCAATTGCGAACTGAGGGTCCTTTACTGGGGCGAAGCCAATAAACCAGGCATGAGCGTCTCCGTGTGGGTTTTCAGCTGATCCGGTTTTTCCTGCAATTGAAACTGAGTAGGCATTTGCTGGTTTTCCGGTCCCCCGCTCAACTACTGTTTTCATCATAGCGGCTACTTTAGTAGCGTTTTCTACAGTCGTGGCTCGCAACCATTCCTGAGGTTGGGCTTGGAAAACAATGTCACCCTCAGAGGATAAAACTTTATCAACAATGTATGGCTTCATAACAACACCCTTATTGGCAAATGCTGCGGCAACTGTGGCCATTTTTAACGGTGTAGTCAGTAAACTGCTTTGACCAATGCCTGCCTGCGCTAGATCGCCATTGCCTAAATTACTAAAGTCTGGGACTTGGCTGGGCACTTCACCCAAATCTTCAATAACCTTCGAGAATCCGAAGCGCTCGTATGTGGAGGACATCTGGCTCCTGCCCAGTTCAAGCGCCAAACCGCCAAACGTAACATTACAAGATACAGCAAGAGCGTTCTCAAGATTGACTTTGCCGTGAATAGCGTTGCCGGATTCGTGTAGTATGTAGTCTGGAGGAACCTTGAGCTGTCCTTCGCAAAGAAATTGCTTATTTAGATTTGTGGCACTTTTCCGTAAGGCTGCGTCGGCAATCATGATTTTTACAATCGATCCAGGCGGATATAGCCCTTGAACGGTACGGTTTAAGAGAGGGCTATTGCTGGCTGTAGAAATAGTATTCCACTCTTTTTCGATTGCATTAGGGGCAAAACTGGGTTTACTAACGGAAATAATTATAGCGCCGGTTTTTACATTTAGCACAACGATAGCACCACGGCGATTGGCAAGAATACTATACGCCTGTTGCTGCAACTTGGCATCAACGGTAAGTGACAGCGAGTTACCGCTTTTAGGATTCAATAAACGAGCAACTGGTCCAAGCTGTCGCCCGGGATGACGATATCCGGCCAGATCGGCGTTATAAACTGCTTCAAGCCCTGCTCGGCCATAGGTAACGCTTTCATAGCCAATAAGCGGTGCAAAAATCGCACTATAAGGATACTCTCTCTCATAGCCACCAGATTTATCAAGTATGCTTTGAGCTAGTATTTCCCCCTTTCGATCGAGAATCTTGCCACGTTCTGTCCCACGGGCAGCGAGCTGAGTGCGTTTATTTAAATTGTGAGTGAACCAGAAGTCATGATGTACGATCTGTATATAGGCGATGTGTGCGAACAGTAGTATCAGTAGGCCAAATATCGATATCGCAACAATTCGAATTTGACGCCTAATTCTATCATTCATAAAACAGCCTCACCCGAGAAAGCCGCAAGCACTCCCATCAACAAAAAGCTGGACAACAATGAACTGCCGCCATAGCTGATGAAGGGGAGTGTGATGCCTGTCATGGGCAAAAGATTAGTTGTTCCAGCTAGTATAACAAAGATTTGAAGACCTAACAAAAGGGTCAGTCCAGCACTAGTTAATCCGCCAAAAACGGTTCGATTACGCATGGCAATTCGAAAACAGCGGTAAAGCAATATCATATATATTAGCAAAATACAGGCAATGCCAGTGAAGCCGAACTCTTCGCCGATCGCGGAGAAAATGAAGTCAGTATGTACTTCGGGAATGAGTTCAGGATGTCCAGAAGCAAGGCCGGAGCCGAATACTCCACCAGAACCCAATGCAAAAAGTGACTGTAGCAATTGATACGCCTTTCCATTTGGGTCAGACCAAGGGGCAAGCCAAATATCAATTCGGGTACTGACATGGGGAAACAATGTATAGGCAATCGATGAGCCGATCGCAAAAAATAATGCACCTAAGTAAGCAATAGACCATCGGCCGCTTGCCATGCAAGTTAGAATGAGAGTCGCGCCAAAGTACAATAGTGCCGCGCCTAAGTCGCGTTGGATGACCAACATTAGCATGGCTAATCCCCACACCATTAACAGAGGAGCCAGGAAACGAAAATGCGGCAACTGTATAGGACCGATTCTCGTAATCGATTGCACGAGCTCTATCTGACGACTACTTAAGTAGCCACTGATAAATAGGACAATACATAGTTTGGCAAACTCAGACGGCTGAACTCTAAAGGCGCCAACCGCGATCCAGTTCTTATTGCCGCCAATCTCGACACCAAAGACAAGTGTGGCTAACAGCAAAACGATGCCCAATAATCCGATGGTGTATTTATATGCATTTAATTGATATAGGTTGTGCCGTTTCCATACAACTGTGCAAAAAGCGCAAGTACCAATTGCTGACCAAATTAGCTGGGCATAAAATAGTGAGGGTCTAAGGCGAAAGATAAAAACGAGCCCGACGGCTGTTAAAAAATAGGTAATAGGCAACAATAAGCAATCAAGCGTTGGCGCATATTTGACGAGAAGGAATTGTGTCATCAACCAAAAACAGACTAGGCCAAACGACGAGAGTAGCGGCGAGAGCGCAATGTGACCAGTGGCTAGGCTGACAGTTGCAATACCTACGACCAAGAACAGACCAATGATCAATGTTAAATCGTACGGAGGACGAGTCATGTTAATGCCTCATGCTGCAACAGAATGACGGTTATATTGTCAAAGCCTCCTGCGCTATTTGCTGCTTCAATCAGTTCTGTTAGTCGCGCATCTAAACTATTGCTGCCGGCTAAGATCGTACAGAGCTGTCGATCGTCTAGCATATTTGTTAGTCCGTCTGTGCATAACATCAGGATATCGCCTTCATCCCATTCAAACTGTTCAAAATCAATTTGAACCGATTCTGCGGTACCGACTGCCCGGGTTAAAATATTGCGTTGCGGGTGGGTTCGCGTCTCTTCTAACGAAATTGTACCTGCACGCGCTAACTCCCATACCAAAGAATGATCTTCGGTTAGTTGACAAAGTTCACCTTGACGGAAGAGATATAGACGACTGTCACCCACGTGACCACAATAGACACTTTTCCCTTTAACCCAAACAGCTGTAAGTGTAGTGCCCATACCAGAGTAACGCGGGTCAGACTGGGATTCGCGAAAAACCACATGGTTTGCCTCAATAATTCCCTGCTCTAATAGCGAAAAAGGGTTATCAACTGATGAAGATAAATTGATATTGCTAATTAATGTGTCAATCGCCAATTTACTGGCAATCTCACCGGCAACATGCCCTCCCATCCCATCAGCGACGACAAACAGTTCAGGGATAAGAGCAGCATAGTTATCCTCATTGACGGGCCTAACCAACCCGATGTGCGACTTAGCGGAAACCAGCAATCTTGTTCACTCCTCAAACAGAAAAATCGTACTACCGATCGTGATCTTATCGCCTCGGTGCAAGACCGAATCGTCCTGTATTCGTAAATCATTATGGAGAGTGCCGTTAGTGCTCTTAAGATCAGACAAAAGATACTCGCCACAATAGTAGGATATACAGGCATGTTCAAAAGAAACAGTCGTCTCGTTGATGATAATATCATTGCCTTCACTGCGACCAATGTTGATAGTCTCACCAATCGGAAATTCGGCTTGATCAGTAACTAGAGAACCACGGTTTATCACTTTCAATTTGCCGGATTTCGGTTTAACCACTAGCAAAGAGGGATTCGTTGAACTATAAAAATCTAAGTATACGAGGTGTATTACCCGATACAGGAAAAGACACATCAACAGCAGCATACCATACTGCAGAACAATAACCAGCAAATTAGAGGCGAGTAGCTTGTTTGCCATGCGCTATTTCACCTCATATAGAATAACCGTGTTGCCGAGTTTGATTCGATCGCCTGAATGAAGTTGCTTGCGTGACACGCGATGCTGATTTACGTATGTACCATTTAGACTCTTAGCATCATAGACGACATGGGAGCCATGTTCAAACACGATGTATGCATGTAGGCGAGAAATATTGACATCACTCAAGGGCAATTCATTGCTATCCCGGCGTCCAAGATTGGCTCGCTTGGCGCCTATATCAACCGCTAATCCTGTATCACTACCTTCGATAACGGTTAACGAAGCGTCAAGTTGAACATGACGCAAGGACGTTTCGCCATACACAGGTTTATCAAATACCTGGGTCCCAGAAATATCATCATGTTTTGAGGAGGGGTCACTTTTACCCTCTTCCTGCTGCAAATTCGAAAAAGAAGCGAGAATTTGAAATGCACCACGCTTAAGCAATTTATCACTTTGTATTTCAATAACAGGCTTACTCGGGAGTGAATAGTCTTTTTTCTTAGCGTATTCTTGTATATAGGTTCGTAGTTCAGCGGTAATCAAGGCGAACGACGGCTCTAATTTTGCAAAGTCCTGCATAGTCAGAAAGACTATATAACGATCAGGAATGTAGATATGAGCAACACCTACCGCCTTTTCACGTTCGATCAGGCGGTGAATCTGTTTTGCAAGTTCAACCGGCTGAACTCCGCTAGAAAATTTTCTGTTAAAGAAATCTTCCAACTGGTTACCAATAAAATTCTCCAGCGAACGCACAAATTTCAAAAGAAACACTCCATTGTTGTAATATGTTACCATTATATGTGATTTGGCTGAGAGAGTCAAAGGCAAGTCTACAATCTGCCAGGAACTCTACGTCTGAGCTGCCCGCAGGCAGCCTGAATTTCTGTACCCATCTCCCGCCTCAGCGTAACACTTATCTGCTTTTGTCGCAATATGGCTTCGAATTGAGCAATAGTTTTCGCATCTGGTCGGGCCAAGCCTTTCTCAGGTACAGGATTTATCGGAATCAAATTGACATGCGCCAACCGACCATGTAACAACTTAGCCAATTCAACAGCATTTTCTTTGCTGTCATTCATTCCAGCGATTAAAATATACTCATACGTAACACGACGACCTGTTTGCTGGGCGTAGTAGTCTGCGGCTTGCAGAACTGACGCGATTGGGTACTGGCGGTTAATTGGCATGAGTTGCGAACGTAATAAATCGTTCGGAGCGTGTAGCGAAACAGCCAAAGTCACAGGAAGTTCTTCTGCGGCGAGCTTGAGGATACCGGGGACGATCCCTGAGGTTGATAGGGTGAAGCTTCGATAACTCATTTCATAACAATAAGGTTGTCGGCAAAGACGGATGAACCGAACCACTTGCTCATAATTGGCAAGTGGCTCTCCCATACCCATAATTACGACCGAGTCAACTTTTTGACCTTCAATTGCTAGAAGTTTATTGATATACGCAATCTGCGCTAGCATCTCACCACAGTCCAAATCGCGGATGATACCGTTTAATGTGGATGCACAAAAGACACAGCCCATGGCGCAACCAACCTGCGTTGAAATGCAAACACTATTGCCATATGGCTGGCGCATAAGGACTGTTTCTATAGTAGCACCATCAGCGAGGGCAAACAGAAATTTTTCCGTTCGCTTATCGCTAGATTGTTGCTTTTCAACTACACGCGGCTCATCAATGGCAAAATGCTCAGCTAGTATTTCACGTTGCTGTTTTGATAAATTGGTCATCGCTTCAAATTGAATTATGCCGCGGCGATAGATCCAATCTGCGACTTGCGACGCGCGGTACTTCTCGAAGCCAAACGGATGCAGCGCGCCAGCGATTTCTTCTGCAAATAAGCCATATAGCTTAGTTTTCAACATCCGTTCATCCTTTCTAGTGTTTTTTTAATCTAGAAATAAAAAACCCGTCTACAAAGTCAAGATGCGGCCACAACTGCACAAACTCCCCCTGGCGTGGGCTTGGCAATCGGCTTCCAGCAGATTGAAGCGAAAAATCTGGTCTTATGGATAAAAATTCACGAATAACCATTTCATTTTCTTCCGGTTCGGTAGTACAAGTACTATAGACTAAGACTCCACCCGGCTTTAGGCATGAAGCAGCACCCGTAAGAATAGATAGCTGCAGTTTGGGTAAGTCCTGCAATTGCGATTCGGTTTTGCGCCAGCGAGAATCTGGCTTGCGTCTCAGAACGCCGAGCCCAGAACAGGGAGCATCGACAAGTACGCGGTCAGCTTTGCCTGAGAACTGATCAGACAAGGTAGCAGCATCAGTCTGTAAAGTTTCCAGACAGGTTATCCCTAACCTCCTGGCATTTTCTCTAGTAATCGCTAGTTTGTGTTCAAATAAATCAACCGATAAAAGGCGGCCGGTGTTTTTCATCAAAGCGGCAAGATGAGTGCTTTTACCTCCCGGCGCGCCGCAGGCGTCAATAACAAATTCTCCAGGTTGGGGATCGACAACATGAGCTACAAGCATGGAACTCTCGTCTTGAACTTGAAATAAACCTTCCTTCAATGACGTTAATGAAGCCAGAGCAGGCAGTTCATGACAAATGATACCTTCTGGGGTCCAATCGCTAGCCGTGCAAGTGACTCCTTCCTGAGCAAGGCGTACTAATAAAGCTTCTCGCGTTATTTTGAGAGTATTAGTTCGCAGCGACAACCGGGGGGGTTTATTGTTTTCTTGAAGTA
This window contains:
- a CDS encoding peptidoglycan D,D-transpeptidase FtsI family protein, with product MNDRIRRQIRIVAISIFGLLILLFAHIAYIQIVHHDFWFTHNLNKRTQLAARGTERGKILDRKGEILAQSILDKSGGYEREYPYSAIFAPLIGYESVTYGRAGLEAVYNADLAGYRHPGRQLGPVARLLNPKSGNSLSLTVDAKLQQQAYSILANRRGAIVVLNVKTGAIIISVSKPSFAPNAIEKEWNTISTASNSPLLNRTVQGLYPPGSIVKIMIADAALRKSATNLNKQFLCEGQLKVPPDYILHESGNAIHGKVNLENALAVSCNVTFGGLALELGRSQMSSTYERFGFSKVIEDLGEVPSQVPDFSNLGNGDLAQAGIGQSSLLTTPLKMATVAAAFANKGVVMKPYIVDKVLSSEGDIVFQAQPQEWLRATTVENATKVAAMMKTVVERGTGKPANAYSVSIAGKTGSAENPHGDAHAWFIGFAPVKDPQFAIAVIVENAGSGGATAAPIAGQILSYVVR
- a CDS encoding FtsW/RodA/SpoVE family cell cycle protein, whose translation is MTRPPYDLTLIIGLFLVVGIATVSLATGHIALSPLLSSFGLVCFWLMTQFLLVKYAPTLDCLLLPITYFLTAVGLVFIFRLRPSLFYAQLIWSAIGTCAFCTVVWKRHNLYQLNAYKYTIGLLGIVLLLATLVFGVEIGGNKNWIAVGAFRVQPSEFAKLCIVLFISGYLSSRQIELVQSITRIGPIQLPHFRFLAPLLMVWGLAMLMLVIQRDLGAALLYFGATLILTCMASGRWSIAYLGALFFAIGSSIAYTLFPHVSTRIDIWLAPWSDPNGKAYQLLQSLFALGSGGVFGSGLASGHPELIPEVHTDFIFSAIGEEFGFTGIACILLIYMILLYRCFRIAMRNRTVFGGLTSAGLTLLLGLQIFVILAGTTNLLPMTGITLPFISYGGSSLLSSFLLMGVLAAFSGEAVL
- the rpe gene encoding ribulose-phosphate 3-epimerase, with amino-acid sequence MIQIAPSILSADFARLEQEILKVETAGADLLHIDVMDGHFVPNLTFGPPVVKAIRKVTQLPFDVHLMVDKPEEYVRPFAEAGANIITIHAEATPHLHRVVQSIKEHRIQAGVALNPATPLCVIEEILHDLDLILIMSVNPGFGGQKFIPSALKKIRRLKTMLMQINSPALIEVDGGVTSENAAQLKDAGADILVAGSAIYGVVDCQAAIASLKKV
- a CDS encoding riboflavin synthase, encoding MFTGIVEELGTVKSVMTSRQSAKLSITADITLQNVKLGDSIAVNGVCLTVTEHGRNWFSADVMPETMNRTALGDLTNGRKVNLERALRLSDRLGGHIVSGHIDGVGIIQSKQPLDNAILITLQTDSRLLRYVVNKGSVALDGISLTVVDCGKDWLSVSIIPHTLSATTLHFKSVGDKVNIETDMMAKYAEKLLDLAQSADVQTKSETLSRNFLAAHGFFD
- a CDS encoding Stp1/IreP family PP2C-type Ser/Thr phosphatase is translated as MLVSAKSHIGLVRPVNEDNYAALIPELFVVADGMGGHVAGEIASKLAIDTLISNINLSSSVDNPFSLLEQGIIEANHVVFRESQSDPRYSGMGTTLTAVWVKGKSVYCGHVGDSRLYLFRQGELCQLTEDHSLVWELARAGTISLEETRTHPQRNILTRAVGTAESVQIDFEQFEWDEGDILMLCTDGLTNMLDDRQLCTILAGSNSLDARLTELIEAANSAGGFDNITVILLQHEALT
- the ribD gene encoding bifunctional diaminohydroxyphosphoribosylaminopyrimidine deaminase/5-amino-6-(5-phosphoribosylamino)uracil reductase RibD, with protein sequence MTGLDILAQDEYYMDLALKLARNGYGRTSPNPMVGALVVRDGNIVGQGWHQKAGTAHAEIHAMRDAGALTAGATLYVTLEPCCHHGRTGPCTDAIIHSRIRRVVFAMTDPNPCVAGCGAGMLRQAGIEVTEGVLACEAAKLNEAFIKYIATGLPFTAIKMAMTLDGKTVTASGHSQWITGEASRHRVHKLRDQFDAVLVGVGTVLADNPQLTVRHIQGRNPVRVVVDSHARTPLDSLLITDKAAHTIIAVSQNAPSDRLKAYADADIEVVQLPTGPSGIDLRALFRYLAQKGLASVLVEGGATINASIIQENLVDSVFWFIAPKLVGGVRAPGPIGGTGVARLEDAAELEDIELELVGNDLLITGYLTTREGRNVYRDCGRIRDSQECDDQSAIS
- the pknB gene encoding Stk1 family PASTA domain-containing Ser/Thr kinase — encoded protein: MINRTLDDRYTLLECVGSGGMADVYRAHDKLLDRSVAVKILHSQFNNDDEFISRFQREAQAAARLSHPNIVNIYDVGKDQDVDYIVMEYVSGETLKQRIQRLGPLPTEMVAFIAIEIAEALENAHQNKIIHCDIKPHNILITRTGRVKVTDFGIARAATSATMTQTGTILGSVHYFSPEQAKGVMITAKSDIYSLGVVMYEMLTGNVPFTGETPISIALKHLQEEVQPPRQVNPEIPPILDMIVVKSLAKNPDDRYADMGAMIADLRLAQNYSRDQHTKRLAKDDYPTQVLPKLTESDNENRAKPTPPEPKQLSFTSRWGTIALLGILMLGFGIGAFLSFGKFWTTNEITVPNVVGKHVETARSIMAEQNLRVTQTDAFSDKVPLGYVISQNPEAGATVKEQRTVALIISRGGEITSVPDVRGLNRRDAELQLKNSGLVVGKVEEAYSADAKPETVINQNPRPPVQISKGSSVDLTISKGPEPRKIALPDFRGATLNAAVTQLETLKLKLGKVIEETSDKYPSGTISNQNPMPGTEVLENSNIDFSVAKNNIAKETKQIKIQVDVPEGPIRQSVQIVATDANGREVLYEGVHKPGERIEKTLEVSSPVRVQVYINNTLKQEKTF
- the rsgA gene encoding ribosome small subunit-dependent GTPase A, translated to MNQGTVIKTYNSFYYVQTSQSVVTCTLRGRFKQERFSLLVGDVVRFNHIANEKGVIEEILPRRSMLKRPMVANVDQVLLTFAAVNPDISCILVDRFLALVELSGLPAILCINKMDMADSADIGKIVDRYRQIGYQVIQVSAKQAWSIDQLREILNDKVTVFAGPSGVGKSSLLNALQPGLTLTTGEVSKKIGRGRHTTRYAELLPLEAGGFVVDTPGFSFTEFTDIEENELMRCFPEFLPLLAKCRFSTCLHLKEPQCAVKDAVAAGSIFPERYDAYVALMAELRENRKGY